A genomic segment from Diospyros lotus cultivar Yz01 chromosome 5, ASM1463336v1, whole genome shotgun sequence encodes:
- the LOC127802653 gene encoding serine/threonine-protein kinase haspin homolog: MGTRAGGNPVDLWSEFVAEEQSENPIQTEPREPQITVVYGRKKAENPPNDVAKRLSNPSNECARVSFAPTKRVSWNRSLSTRGRTSIAIACVDYQHQQRKPKRKTKPAIPRSKALQSANYEKERSYFQEVDSFELLEESPSPKNFGTWASGAQCDDISIPYMSVELQKWLLSKKLNDSYGPSVSLSKILEPPALPGDSTCNHGLDSSSLKTPEKASHRIDSGLYASQKKFSLDLMDTDAAGGHLCSQKSNSEFQTRGSKDCENIEVAVGKLSLTSKRVSLDDHCWDPFLALLALCGQSAPSKLLDVFSKFCDPESIVKIGEGTYGEAFRAAETVCKIVPFGGDLRVNGEVQKRSEELLEEALLSQMLNHLRGHHGHLSCSCSTFIETMELKVCQGPYDAALIRAWEEWDAKHCSENDHPKDFAEGQCYVVFVQEHGGQDLESFVLLNFNEAQSLLVQVAVALAVAEAAYEFEHRDLHWGNILLSRKDCATLQFTLEGRQIFIKTYGLLVSIIDFTLSRINTGKEILFLDLSLDPELFEGPKGDKQADTYRKMKAVTQDCWEGSFPKTNVLWLQYLVDILLLKKSYDRTSKDERDLRSLKKRLNNYGSAGEAIADPFFCDMFVDHAM, from the exons ATGGGTACCAGAGCAG GTGGAAACCCCGTGGATCTCTGGTCGGAATTCGTAGCTGAAGAACAATCAGAAAATCCTATCCAAACAGAGCCGCGAGAACCGCAGATTACTGTTGTCTACGGCCGTAAAAAGGCCGAGAACCCTCCCAACGATGTAGCGAA GAGGCTGTCTAATCCCAGCAATGAGTGTGCCAGGGTGAGTTTTGCGCCCACCAAGCGCGTCAGTTGGAACCGCTCTCTTTCTACCAG AGGAAGGACAAGTATTGCTATTGCATGTGTGGATTATCAGCATCAACAAAGGAAgccaaagagaaaaacaaaaccaGCTATTCCCAGA AGCAAAGCCCTTCAATCTGCAAACTATGAAAAGGAGAGGTCATATTTTCAAGAAGTTGATTCCTTTGAGCTGTTAGAGGAAAGCCCCTCACCGAAGAACTTTGGCACATGGGCCTCAGGTGCCCAATGTGATGATATTTCCATACCATATATGTCAGTGGAACTGCAGAAATGGTTATTGTCCAAGAAGCTAAATGACAGTTATGGACCTTCTGTTTCCCTGTCTAAGATATTAGAACCTCCTGCATTACCAGGGGATTCCACTTGCAATCATGGTTTAGACTCTTCAAGTTTGAAAACCCCAGAAAAAGCATCTCACCGCATTGATTCAGGTTTATATGCATCCCAAAAGAAATTCAGTTTGGATTTGATGGATACAGATGCTGCTGGAGGGCATTTATGTTCCCAAAAGAGCAACAGTGAATTCCAGACTCGGGGCAGCAAGGATTGTGAAAACATTGAGGTTGCAGTTGGCAAACTCTCTCTGACATCAAAGCGTGTGTCATTAGATGATCATTGCTGGGATCCATTTTTAGCTCTTCTGGCACTATGTGGACAATCAGCTCCTTCAAAGCTGTTGGATGTGTTCTCTAAGTTTTG TGATCCAGAAAGTATTGTCAAGATTGGTGAAGGTACATATGGAGAGGCTTTCAGAGCTGCTGAAACCGTCTGCAAAATTGTTCCATTTGGCGGAGATTTACGCGTCAATGGAGAAGTGCAAAAG AGATCAGAAGAATTACTTGAGGAGGCCTTACTTTCCCAGATGCTGAATCATTTGAGAGGACACCATGGGCATCTTTCCTGTTCCTGTTCAACATTCATAGAAACTATGGA GTTGAAGGTTTGCCAAGGTCCTTATGATGCTGCTCTGATAAGAGCTTGGGAAGAATGGGATGCAAAGCATTGTTCGGAAAATGATCATCCTAAAGACTTTGCAGAGGGACAG TGCTACGTAGTTTTTGTTCAAGAGCATGGTGGTCAGGATCTTGAAAGCTTTGTGCTCTTGAACTTCAATGAAGCACAAAGTTTACTAGTGCAG GTTGCAGTTGCCTTGGCCGTGGCAGAAGCTGCATATGAATTTGAACATCGGGATCTGCACTG GGGGAACATTCTGTTAAGTCGGAAAGATTGTGCAACATTGCAGTTCACTCTTGAGGGAAGGcaaatatttatcaaaacatatgGGTTATTGGTATCCATAATTGATTTCACTCTTTCAAGAATTAATACTG GTAAAGAGATTCTTTTTCTGGACCTATCATTAGACCCAGAGCTTTTTGAGGGTCCTAAAGGAGACAAACaa GCAGATACATATAGGAAAATGAAAGCGGTAACTCAAGATTGCTGGGAAGGAAG TTTCCCCAAGACAAATGTGCTGTGGCTGCAGTATCTggttgatattttactcttgaagaAATCATAT GATCGAACTTctaaagatgagagagacttgCGTTCGCTGAAGAAGCGCCTGAACAACTACGGTTCCGCAGGGGAAGCAATCGCTGATCCTTTCTTCTGCGACATGTTTGTTGATCATGCCATGTAA